The Acetivibrio saccincola genome window below encodes:
- a CDS encoding flagellar brake protein, translated as MGFEQLKLGMKVEIVLSDEEESPKLVSQFEGTCSDGTYYVSAPIYGGKIYPISVGNILDVYFVEKENFYKFKAKVLDRSRKSAISLLKIKALDEIKKIQRREFFRFECMISVNYRVVDSKKAVQDKDRSFKNTITKDLSGGGLCIKIEEKLNVGDIIECELFLNDSYKVVFLGKIVRITECEAGKGKYKYEAGVLFQKIDDKSREKIISYIFQEQRKLIKKI; from the coding sequence ATGGGTTTTGAACAACTGAAATTAGGAATGAAAGTAGAAATAGTATTAAGTGATGAGGAAGAAAGCCCAAAACTTGTAAGCCAGTTTGAAGGGACTTGCAGTGACGGGACTTATTATGTTTCAGCGCCTATATATGGAGGAAAAATATATCCTATATCAGTGGGCAACATTTTGGATGTATACTTTGTGGAAAAAGAAAATTTTTACAAATTCAAGGCAAAAGTTTTAGACAGGAGCAGAAAATCTGCCATTAGCCTTTTAAAAATAAAGGCATTGGATGAAATTAAAAAAATTCAAAGAAGGGAATTTTTCAGGTTTGAATGCATGATTTCCGTTAATTACAGGGTGGTGGATTCTAAAAAGGCAGTCCAGGATAAAGATAGAAGTTTTAAAAACACAATAACAAAGGACTTAAGCGGCGGGGGATTGTGCATAAAAATAGAAGAAAAACTAAATGTTGGGGATATCATTGAATGTGAATTATTTTTAAATGATTCTTATAAAGTAGTGTTTTTAGGAAAAATAGTAAGGATTACTGAATGCGAGGCTGGCAAAGGAAAATATAAATACGAAGCCGGAGTGCTTTTTCAAAAAATAGATGACAAGTCCAGGGAAAAAATAATAAGCTATATATTTCAAGAACAGAGAAAGCTTATTAAAAAGATTTGA
- a CDS encoding MinD/ParA family protein: MMDQANKLREIIGNLKIKEPAEKVDDKVNLKSAKVITVTSGKGGVGKTNITINLAIALSEMGKRVTVMDADLGLGNIDVLLGVVPKYTLVDVIYNNKNIVEVLSEGPGNIKFVAGGSGIEDLAKLDNYQIQKFLANIALLDKISDIILIDTGAGLSDSVMNFVMAADEVILVTTPEPASITDAYAIIKAVSKRYSSKTVKLIINMAENVTEAKNVTNKFSMVTQKFLEIDLQPLGFILQDNMVIKAVKAQQPFTISFPKSMAAKQIKEISKKLLDINNNANNSGGRTGIKSFVNRFVSILSG; encoded by the coding sequence ATGATGGATCAAGCAAATAAACTAAGGGAAATTATAGGTAATTTAAAAATTAAAGAACCTGCAGAAAAAGTTGATGATAAAGTTAACCTTAAGTCAGCTAAAGTAATTACTGTAACCAGTGGTAAGGGCGGGGTTGGAAAGACCAATATAACAATAAATCTTGCCATTGCCCTAAGTGAGATGGGAAAAAGAGTTACAGTTATGGATGCGGATTTAGGTTTGGGAAATATAGATGTACTCCTTGGTGTGGTGCCTAAATACACATTGGTGGACGTTATATATAATAATAAAAATATTGTTGAAGTGTTGTCAGAAGGTCCTGGAAACATTAAATTTGTTGCCGGCGGTTCAGGTATTGAGGATTTGGCAAAGCTTGATAATTATCAGATTCAAAAATTTCTAGCCAACATTGCACTTTTGGATAAAATTTCGGACATAATACTTATTGATACAGGTGCAGGGCTTTCTGATAGCGTGATGAATTTTGTCATGGCGGCAGATGAAGTGATTCTTGTTACAACCCCTGAGCCTGCCTCAATTACAGATGCTTATGCAATTATAAAGGCGGTGTCAAAAAGGTACAGCAGCAAAACTGTAAAATTAATTATAAATATGGCTGAAAATGTCACTGAAGCCAAAAATGTTACAAATAAATTTTCAATGGTAACTCAAAAATTTTTAGAAATAGATCTCCAGCCTTTAGGCTTCATACTTCAAGACAACATGGTGATAAAAGCTGTTAAGGCACAGCAGCCTTTTACCATAAGCTTTCCAAAAAGCATGGCAGCAAAGCAAATTAAAGAAATATCCAAAAAGCTTTTAGATATAAATAACAATGCTAATAATAGCGGAGGCAGGACAGGTATAAAAAGTTTTGTAAACAGGTTTGTCAGTATTTTAAGTGGCTAA
- a CDS encoding CheB methylesterase domain-containing protein produces the protein MFKMGRVLNNGTEVLAGTNFSKYEEELKYIVVIGTSTGGPKALKEVISSIPPDVKAAFLVVQHMPPGFTKSLAERLDYISKVRVKEAEDNEVIKNAHVYIAPGDFHLMVNKNADNVLRLKLSKDPPVNGHRPSVDVLMKSVSETKHKNVVGVVMTGMGRDGSEGVKMLKELNKAHIIAQDEKSSIVFGMPKEAILKGVVDVVASLNEIADEIMKIVGVHE, from the coding sequence ATGTTTAAAATGGGAAGAGTGTTAAATAACGGTACAGAAGTATTGGCGGGAACAAATTTTAGTAAATATGAGGAAGAATTAAAATATATTGTCGTAATAGGAACATCAACAGGTGGTCCTAAAGCACTAAAAGAAGTTATATCTTCAATACCACCGGATGTTAAAGCTGCATTTTTAGTTGTGCAGCACATGCCTCCGGGTTTTACAAAATCTTTAGCAGAGAGGCTTGATTATATAAGCAAAGTTAGGGTAAAGGAAGCAGAAGATAATGAAGTTATAAAAAATGCCCATGTATATATAGCACCAGGAGATTTTCATTTAATGGTTAATAAAAATGCTGACAATGTTCTTAGGTTAAAACTTTCAAAAGATCCGCCTGTAAACGGGCACAGACCGTCGGTGGATGTATTAATGAAGTCTGTATCTGAAACTAAACATAAGAATGTAGTAGGAGTTGTAATGACCGGGATGGGGCGGGATGGAAGTGAAGGAGTAAAAATGCTTAAAGAGCTGAATAAAGCACATATTATTGCACAAGACGAAAAAAGCTCTATAGTATTTGGAATGCCTAAAGAGGCAATTTTAAAAGGTGTGGTGGATGTTGTGGCATCGCTTAACGAAATAGCAGACGAGATTATGAAAATTGTGGGGGTGCATGAATAA
- the flhF gene encoding flagellar biosynthesis protein FlhF has translation MRIRRYIGKDAQEAMLKVKMDLGSEAVILNTRKIRQRGFLKFMSKPMIEVLAAIDEYPGVKSNTTSYSSNDKNWNSNNEPVSKSREKEEKIILLENKVNSMENILQKIYEEVQRPGKNLDKELTNQKVSKVIELFQNNLENNEVDTKIIRQLLDMVEERCNSNISVNNTALILHNLISGMLGKPETIKLREDGKPTVVMFVGPTGVGKTTTLAKIAADYALNHQKDVGLITADTYRIAAVEQLRTYADILGMPLSVVYSLNEIKDIIEGYRDKDIIFIDTAGRSSRNKPHFNELKALVKEVGADEIFLVLSTTTSMNNCREIIDSYSFLGNYKLIFTKLDETPSLGIILNVKQYAGKKLSYVTNGQNVPDDIELADIDKITKNLIGSI, from the coding sequence ATGAGAATAAGAAGGTATATAGGGAAAGATGCCCAGGAAGCAATGTTAAAAGTAAAAATGGATTTAGGAAGCGAAGCAGTAATATTAAACACCAGGAAGATAAGGCAGAGGGGTTTTTTAAAATTTATGTCAAAGCCCATGATTGAGGTTTTGGCTGCCATTGATGAATATCCCGGTGTGAAATCCAATACAACCTCTTACAGCAGCAATGATAAGAACTGGAATAGTAATAATGAGCCGGTAAGTAAATCAAGAGAAAAAGAGGAAAAAATCATACTGTTGGAGAATAAGGTTAATAGTATGGAAAACATACTTCAAAAAATATATGAAGAAGTCCAGAGACCTGGTAAAAATTTGGACAAGGAGTTAACAAATCAAAAAGTTTCAAAAGTTATAGAACTCTTTCAAAACAACCTTGAAAACAACGAAGTTGACACAAAAATTATCCGCCAGCTATTGGATATGGTGGAGGAAAGGTGCAATTCAAATATAAGTGTTAACAATACTGCGTTAATACTTCATAATCTTATATCCGGGATGCTTGGAAAGCCAGAGACAATAAAACTCAGGGAAGACGGCAAACCTACGGTGGTTATGTTTGTAGGACCTACGGGAGTGGGAAAAACCACTACGTTGGCAAAAATTGCAGCGGACTATGCTTTAAACCACCAGAAAGATGTAGGGCTTATTACGGCAGATACTTACAGGATTGCGGCTGTAGAACAGCTCAGAACCTATGCTGATATACTGGGAATGCCATTAAGTGTGGTATATTCCTTAAATGAAATAAAGGATATAATTGAAGGCTACAGGGACAAAGATATCATATTTATTGACACTGCCGGAAGGAGCAGCAGAAACAAGCCTCATTTTAATGAGTTGAAGGCTTTGGTAAAAGAAGTGGGTGCGGACGAAATATTTTTGGTTTTAAGTACAACTACAAGTATGAATAATTGCAGGGAAATCATTGACAGCTACAGTTTTTTGGGAAATTACAAGCTGATTTTTACTAAGCTGGATGAAACTCCTTCATTAGGGATTATACTTAATGTGAAACAGTATGCCGGCAAAAAGCTATCCTACGTAACAAACGGACAAAATGTACCAGATGATATAGAGTTGGCAGATATCGACAAAATAACAAAAAATCTAATAGGGAGCATTTAG
- a CDS encoding chemotaxis protein CheA: protein MDMSQYLEIFIDESKEHLQLLNQSLLSLEQNPQDRAVLDEIFRVAHTLKGMSGTMGFSKMTKLTHDMENVLHAIRNGELKINPDLLDLLFKCLDALENYTENVVNTGSEGDNDYAGLIDSLNAVLDKKAQGSQKAPSLKIEKEEKTDKPVYKTAKFKLSEFEQNAVKKAYSMGMNVFEITVVLNESCLLKSARAFIIFQALERHGEIIKSVPKVEDIEDEKFDFEFTVVCIAKEEASTFSKEINQISEVKEVIIKPLDPEKLNESQLEENEDLSGVSNLQSDKKDGEGVREGNKSKVMSHKTKTGKTVRVDIDRLDVLMNLVSELIIIKTRLEGIEDIDASKKYAEAVEYLERITTSLHDSVMKVRMVPVELVFNRFPRMIRDISRELGKDIVLTMTGTETELDRTVIDEIGEPLIHLIRNSADHGIEPKEVRERLGKSPSGHINLKAYQVGNNVVIEVEDDGQGIDLEKVKQKAVERGLLKKDMVNNLSQKEAIDLLFKPSFTTSDKITDLSGRGVGLDVVKTKIEQLGGAVEVETEKGVGSKFIIRLPLTLAIIQALLVVIGDEKYAIPLNSTKEIIKITPEQIKMIQNQEVILLRNMVVPIVRLNKILEVPGDHDEKKNMTVVIVKKGEKTSGFLVDSLIGQREVVIKSLGKLLSGIKYIAGATILGDGNVALILDVNSLAV from the coding sequence ATGGATATGAGTCAATACTTAGAAATTTTCATTGATGAAAGTAAAGAGCATTTACAGTTGCTTAACCAGTCGCTGCTAAGTTTAGAGCAAAACCCTCAGGATAGAGCTGTTTTAGATGAAATATTCAGGGTTGCCCATACATTAAAAGGTATGTCCGGAACCATGGGGTTTAGCAAAATGACAAAACTTACCCATGACATGGAAAATGTTTTACATGCCATTAGAAACGGTGAATTAAAAATTAACCCTGATTTGCTGGATTTATTGTTTAAATGCCTTGACGCTTTGGAAAATTATACAGAAAACGTTGTAAATACAGGAAGCGAAGGGGATAATGACTATGCCGGTTTAATAGACAGTTTAAATGCTGTATTAGATAAAAAGGCCCAAGGCAGTCAAAAGGCTCCTTCCTTAAAGATTGAGAAAGAAGAAAAAACTGATAAGCCGGTGTATAAGACGGCAAAGTTCAAACTTAGCGAGTTTGAACAAAATGCGGTAAAAAAAGCTTATTCTATGGGCATGAATGTTTTTGAAATAACAGTTGTTTTAAATGAAAGCTGTCTTTTAAAATCAGCCCGTGCATTTATAATTTTTCAAGCCCTTGAAAGACATGGAGAAATTATAAAGTCAGTGCCAAAGGTGGAAGATATTGAGGATGAAAAATTTGATTTTGAATTTACAGTGGTATGCATAGCAAAAGAAGAAGCTTCAACTTTTTCCAAGGAAATAAACCAGATATCAGAAGTTAAAGAAGTAATTATAAAGCCTTTAGATCCTGAAAAGCTTAATGAATCACAGTTAGAAGAAAACGAAGATTTATCCGGAGTAAGTAATTTACAAAGTGATAAAAAAGACGGTGAAGGTGTAAGGGAAGGAAATAAGTCAAAGGTAATGAGCCATAAGACAAAGACAGGGAAAACCGTAAGGGTTGATATTGACAGGCTGGATGTTTTAATGAACCTTGTAAGTGAGCTTATTATTATTAAAACACGTCTTGAAGGGATAGAAGATATTGATGCTTCCAAAAAATATGCAGAGGCTGTTGAATATTTAGAAAGAATAACAACAAGCCTGCACGATTCGGTTATGAAAGTGAGAATGGTGCCGGTTGAGCTGGTTTTCAACAGGTTTCCAAGAATGATAAGGGATATTTCAAGGGAACTTGGAAAAGATATTGTGCTTACTATGACAGGAACAGAGACGGAGTTGGACAGAACGGTTATAGATGAAATTGGTGAACCTTTGATACATCTTATAAGAAATTCTGCAGACCATGGGATAGAACCAAAAGAGGTAAGGGAGAGACTTGGTAAATCTCCTAGCGGACATATTAATTTAAAAGCATACCAGGTTGGGAATAATGTTGTAATTGAGGTGGAGGATGACGGTCAGGGAATTGATTTAGAAAAGGTAAAGCAAAAAGCAGTAGAAAGAGGTCTTTTGAAAAAAGATATGGTAAATAACTTATCCCAAAAAGAGGCTATTGACCTATTATTCAAGCCATCCTTTACCACTTCAGACAAAATAACCGACCTTTCAGGCAGGGGAGTAGGTCTTGATGTTGTGAAGACTAAAATAGAGCAGTTAGGAGGGGCAGTTGAAGTTGAGACTGAAAAAGGGGTGGGAAGTAAATTTATCATAAGGCTTCCCCTTACCCTTGCAATAATACAGGCTCTATTGGTGGTAATCGGGGATGAGAAGTATGCTATACCATTAAACAGCACTAAGGAAATTATAAAAATTACCCCTGAACAAATTAAAATGATTCAAAACCAGGAAGTTATACTGCTTAGAAACATGGTGGTTCCAATTGTAAGGTTGAATAAAATACTGGAAGTGCCTGGAGACCATGATGAGAAAAAGAATATGACGGTTGTTATTGTGAAAAAAGGTGAAAAAACATCAGGATTTTTAGTGGACTCTTTAATCGGCCAGAGGGAAGTGGTAATAAAATCCCTTGGAAAACTGCTTTCAGGTATAAAGTATATTGCAGGGGCAACTATATTAGGGGATGGAAATGTAGCATTAATACTGGATGTGAATTCATTGGCAGTTTAG